One Nymphaea colorata isolate Beijing-Zhang1983 chromosome 12, ASM883128v2, whole genome shotgun sequence genomic window, taaatggacatttaaaactaaaaaaaacatgtttttttttaatgttaaaaacgaaaaaaatacattttaacgaatttttaacacattttttcaccttttttcacttttttcatttttttattttttatttgttgcaaatctacctATCTTCTGATGTTTctgttattaatttctcacttattttatttttttcccatttttagttttttaaatttttaaaaatttaccatatttttttattgtttccttGTTTTAAGTTTActatattatacccaagaaaaacctcacggtttaaaactccgagacgttatttgtgactatggttcaaCCAAACCAGCTTGAAATAAAACCCTAATTGTGACGAATGACAAGTTTTACAAAGCATAGTTAGTTTTTTCTGCAGATTGTGGAGAGAGCCTCTCTGAAAGGAAGATTCCAATTCTATCGCCGACCAACGTTGTCAAACAGTGGACTTGTTTTCTGATCTTCTAATTTCTATCTAGTTCTGGGTCATTGAAATCGGGTGACTGCGTGCAGGTGTTCTTCCGGGTTGCAGATGCACTGGAGCAGCCTTTTTCAGATGGGGAGTTTGACTTGGTTTGGTCCATGGAGAGTGGAGAGCACATGCCTGACAAGAAGAAGGTGCACTCACTTTCTTGTTTGATTGGTTTACAAGATCATCATTTTCTCCCCAAACATATGCTGGGTAGAATGTGGGAAAACTTTTCCATGGTATTAGTCAGTCAGCAGTCCAAGGCATCAAGCTTGAGAAAATCTAAAGCACAACGACCCATAAAGACCCGTTTGGCAAACAGAACAGCATATAACTGTTTCATGATTATGATCCAATGATCGAGATAAATTAATGAAatactttaaaaagtgttttaggAATATGCTTTGAATTGttaggcagattcatggaacaattaCAAACTTTTCCATTTGCCAAACGGGTCCTGAGGATAACATGGACAGATTTCAATCCGGTAATCTGATCTAGATGCATACATGGATGAGTGGGGTGGAAGTTTTTCAGTTGAAGCTTGAACCAAATGTCTGACATCAGATCCAAATTTTACATgcaatcagatccagatttaaTCTGGACACAACGTCGGGTTGTTGGATCTTTTCCAATATCTGGGCGGAGACACAtttgggcttgtgtgggcagttgcccacatggtTCCACAAATTCTAGTTATTTACATATTGGATCCtttcataaaatttgtttttcagaTATCGGTGCCCCATGTCTTTTGCTTATTTCCACTTTGTGCCCCTCAAACATTTTAGTATTACTAaaacaatttcaatttttgaaaggtttAGAATTTAGGTGCTGTGTATAAATGCCTTTAAGCCAAAAGttcctggctccgcccttgaTCTGCTCCCGAGCTTACATGGGAAATCATGAAACCACTGCAGTGGCGACGTATTTAAATGGGTGTTTGTTTCATAAGGAAAGATGAGAATAGTTTTTCCCTTAAATCTGCTGCAAGTCCCAAAATCCACGACATGAGTTGGTGATGGGAAACATGGTGAGAAGAAGAGAGAGCTTGTGTGACTCAATATCTCGTGAAAAAGGGGATGGGAtacacattaaattaaatgaCGATCATTTCCCTGACAATCCTAAGTTATGTTGGATCAATATGTGTACAAAAGACCAACCTAcacttaagaaagaaaatcttaaGTTCATTAGTTTGTATTATCTTTCCTAACTACTATATCCAATAATACAATTAAAACATGAATAAAGTTGCATTCAAATCTCTTAGTTTTTATATGACTCTTGTTAATGCTAGGAAATTCTTAAACCTTACTGATGCAGAAAAACTCTTTGGGTATTCTCTCTGCTCACAAGGTGTGTTTTGACAGTTTGTGAGTGAGTTAGCGCGAGTCGCCGCTCCCGGAGCAACGATCATCATCGTGACGTGGTGCCACCGGAATCTGCAGCCCAATGAGGAGTCGCTACAGCCGCAGGAGGTGGATCTGTTGAAGAAGATATGCGATGCATTCTATCTTCCTGCATGGTGCTCCGCTGCAGATTATGCTAAACTTGCAGAATCCCTCAACTTGGAGGTAATTAATGTCAACTgctgttttccatttttaagTTGTTATCAGTAAATACCTTCTCCTTTCCGAATTCCAGATGTGGTTTCACAAAATGTGCTTCAGGTGTCAGTATTTTTCCACAAACTTTGAAATAAGTTCTGAATTGTGTAAAGCAAATGGTGAGAGGGCAGCTGTAAAGGGTGTTGTCATAGAGCCTTTTGCTGCCCACAAAGTAAAAGTTTGGAAATTTTACTCACCTATTGTCGAGAAAGGGAGGAACTCAAGATATGAGAATCAAGAGGAACATTATATGTAACTTGTTTCTTAGAAAAACAAGAAGTTTATTGAGAGAGAATTGATTGAATATAGCTCAACTACAATCAAACATGATTCCTAAACCCTTATTATAGTGTAGATGAAGAATATGGAATGTCTGTGGAGTATATTTGACAACATCATAAAGGTTCTTTGAAGGTCCAGTTTATCTGCACGCTTCTACAAACCTCCACCTTAGCCAAATAAGCATGTTTCTTTAATATTTCTACTTACTGACACAATACTCGAATTGTTTCGAGGCAGAATCTTTGTCAGCATATTGGCAGGtttgtttcaagttgatttaGATCTAATATTGTTTACTAGCTCTTTGTGTGTTCCTCTTACCATCAAACCATAGTAAGCTCTTTATCCATCAACTCCCTAGAGAAAAGAGTTGTTTTCATCTCTTCCATAAAAATCGTGTCTCTTCCAATATACATGGGTCTTAGTGAACCTAAAGAAAAGAGACAGTCGGTTGCAAGTGGGTCTtccagaaaaaagaaactaatgaTAGATACATTAAATATAAAACACTTCCGGTTGCTAAAGAATATAGCTAAATAGAAGGTATTGACTATAATAATGTTTTATCTCCTATCGTTAAACATACATCAATTTGTTTACTTTTGCCTGTAGCAGCAAACTTGATTTGGAATTAGAGCATTAATTACCTCCAAGTTGAGGAATTCTACAATCTGCTTACTCAAGAAATGGCTatatgggctgaaacagtcaCCAAAACAGTCGTACTGGGGATTCAACTCCTTCATACTTAGCCATGACTTGGTAAGAAACAAGTATGATtcttatgtttatttaaaaGATTACCTAATAACTTATTGATCTATTTGCTGTTTTACGTGAATCACATACTTATAGTTACCAAGGAAAAGTCTGAAATTGACAAACTAAAGCAACTGCCTTACAAAGAATTTGAGATGAAAGATCTAGACAGACAAGAAGGAAAAGTCTATCTCAACCAAAAAACCCTATAGAAGAAGGTCTCACATCACTTCGGAATGGTAAAGACATCTGAAAACTCTTTGCCTTCAGATGCCCAATTCAAAAGGTTGTCTACCGAGGCCTCCCCACAAACTAGTCAAGAAGAACAGTACATGTCACATGTTCCTTATGCCGGTGCTATTGGAAGCATGATGAATGCAATGGTATGCACTTGACCAGATATTTCACATATTCTTGGTGTAGTGAATAGATATAAGTATACTCCAATATACTCCACCGACATTCTAGATTCTCCATCTACACACTATAAATAAGAGGCTAAGGATCATGATTGGTTCTAGGTGAGTTGTATTCAATCCATTCTCTCTCaataaatttcttcttcttcttctacgttcatcttcttcattctcttgattttcttcttcttcctctcctttctcaACACCTACCCACTTTGAAACCAATATTCAAAATTTCCCGACTtgtaaaattaaatatatagaGAAATAGCACGAACTTACATAACATCTTCACCaacaaaaaatcacatttttcttattttaatgtttatttttccttgTGGTAAGCAGGATATCAAGACAGCAGATTGGTCCGAGCATGTGGCACCATTTTGGCCTGCTGTCATCAGATCAGCATTAACCTTAAAAGGCCTCATTTCCATGCTTAGAGCTGGTAATTGTCTGATTTTCCAAGGAAAAGATTGTTCAATCACCCTCATATTTGTTTTGTGTTCCGAAATTCCaagtattcattttccaatggTATTTGATTCCACAGGATGGAAAACCATGAAAGGAGCAATGGTGATGCCACTAATGATGGAAGGCTACAAGAAGAACCTCATAAAGTTTGCCATAATCACATGCAGGAAGCCTCTATAAGCAACTTATGAACGAATCTCAAACTTTTATGGTCTTTGTAATCAGATGACAAATATCAACATGCAAGAGCATTTCTAGGACATGTGAGCGGTTTAACATAATTATCTGAATTAGGTAACAGGAAAAATGGTAATTCCAGAAAAAATTTTGTATATGGCTCTTTTCTGTGAATGTGTGTGATTCAATTAGACATGAACTTATTTCATTTCGAGGATTTGGGAAGATCGATTTGAGGAACAGTACAAACTTAAAACAAGGAATTGATCTCATAAACACTACAATTGCAGCATGCCGAAATTACATAGTCCATGGAAGGTGATGAACCTGGTTGGTTCCAAACAGAACTTGACTGCGTtatttaaagaagaagaaagaaagaaagaaaatggaacagaaaTGGATCAACACTGCACTAAGCTCAAAAGTAGTAGTACTCAGTACCAAGCTCGGCCAAGTCAATATCTTGATGGCGTGAGACAACCTAGACTCAGCTGAATGAACCATACACTTTTACGCATAATAGTAACAGAAAACATCTCGGAGTTTTAATTGGCAAGGTTTTTTTCTACGTCcagcttgaaaaaaacataaaaaataaggaaaatatggtaaattttttaaaaattttaaaaagtaaaatgggaggaaaataaaataagtgagaaactaataacacaaacataaggtaagtagatttgcaagaaataaaaataataataataataataaactgaaaaaaatgaaaaaaaaagtgaaaaaaaagccaaaaaacatgttaaaaacggGTTAAAAGCGAGTTTTTGTTTAACGCTTTTTTCAaagaaatgcttttttttttagttttaaacggccatttaatcTGTCATGtttttttcgaattttttttagaaaaaaacgtATTTTCTATGACTATGCTTTTACGTAATCAACCATTTAGTCATTTGACGTTTGCGAGCTGACAATCATAAATTATATCTTCACTACTATTTTGTAGACTTATCGTGTATATATTATGTTAATGCATGATGAAACGCGCAAACAATTTATCTTATACAAACACTATGTTAGatgtattattattatggatAGCAGAAAATTATCCAGTCataaattacaaacagaatgaTTACCATTTTGTTTTAGGAAACCGATTAGAAAACCACGATTCTCCCGAGGCCACGAGAATCCAGAACCGAGTTCAGAGATTGCCAACCAGAGAGAAGACACTTAGCCCCCCAATCATGGTCCCAAAATGCTGGATTCGCAGCAGCCTGCAACACTCTGTACATTAAGCTCCAGAAAACTTGTCCCATGGCCATGGACCATAGGACATGGGAAAGACATGTTCGGCTTAGATTCACGTGCACGGTTGCCGGCTTCCGGAGGGGAGCTACAGCAAAGCGACATCCAtgggaaagaaaaatcaacagAGATATGATTGTTACGAATTAAGCAGATCTGATCTTGGGTATATTTTTATTATCCTCATTCAAACGATTTACATTCAtacaaaaccaagttcaaaCTGTAGAACGGGGAAGCACGAGTAAAATAAGGCAAGAAGAAACTTACATCCGTCGGGCCGACCTATTCACTCTATGGTAACGATCTCAAATcatacattaattttttaattaataaaaatttttaaaaataaaaaatagagaaaaattttaaaaacaaaaagaagtttcaaaaaaatgtattatatatatatatatatatatatatatatatatatatatatatatatatatatatataactcataCAGCCATAGTAtattaacaaaatattaaaaatgagattcatAAATAGCATAATAAGAGTCTATCACAACTTTAACGTCCAAACTTTAAAGTGCTTTAGATTATATCATCTCCATGGGACCATGAGTAAACCTTCTTCCAGCAAATTCTCCCCTAAATCAATGATTTATCAAATAAATGGgcaatttttgtaaaaaaaaaaaaaaagaaagtagtaaaattttcccttctttcaaTTTGTAGACAtgttttgacaaaaaaaaacaagaggtctttttataaaaacatacaaaaattcattttatccCTATATCGTACAATATAGAGGTGTATCAATCGTATTATAAGATACAACTCCCATATCACATACAACTCATACACTTACGTGTATCATGTATCATAGGTGATATAAGTTTTTCATGTATCGTGCAATAACACTAAGAAAGTTTTTCATGTATCGTGCAATAACACTAAGAAGGCACAATGCAAGGCCAGATATGGATGACATCGAATGATTTGACAAGATCAAAAGATACAGAAGATATTCTTATAttcgttttttcctttttctttaatcaACCTCTTTAACTCTACCAGTACTAATCATTCATATTAGTTATATCAGAGATATCAAATTCTTTTTCCAAATGTGTCTACGATGGTAAACCTAAGCAAGCAGAGAACAAGTGCAAAACTTGGCAACAATTATCAAAAGCTTCAGTTATTACCAAGGCGTGATGTGCGGTCTAAACTAAACTACCCTTGGGAAAAGGTGTTTCCAACTTGCACAGCATATTATGTGGATTTAATGtcatgaatatataaatatcattctcaaattatttttatcaaCGAGGCTTCCCCCATGCATTTAGTCGGAAAATTTGCTCCTCAAAAGTCCCTGGAATTCAAACATTGGaaaaaaagggacaaaaatCAATAAAGAAACTTATGATTGTTTTCAACTAGTTTCTTAAAAACCATTGATAACAGTCGATAAAAATAACTaccaaaatattgaaaaaaaaataaaaatatgttaaaatacGTTTTGAAAATTCTCGTGAAAATTACAGTGATATTTTATCTTGGTGGCATCCCAAAAGTATCCTGGTaaattccttttatttctttcactttgttttgtcatttttatctCAATATTGTGAAAAACATTATCGAAGTTCATGACCATGTGCCGAACCTTTCTACAGTATTCTGACGGCTGATTTGACCGTAAGAAAATCAAGAAGCTTCTTAAGCTAATCATCATGGTCTTTACAATGTTGCTAAGTCTTTGGGTTTGCTTTGAAGATTTCtcagaaaaaattgaatatcttCTCATTTTGGTTAGCTCACTAAAAGGCTCAAACGAGTGGAACCATCACTTTTCCTTGCTCGtgtaatcaagatccaagaAGCAAGAAATATCGACAACAAGGACTCATTGAGATGACAAGCCTGACCTCGATCACATGAAGCATATGAAGAAACATCATTTGCCTGGAACAATAGAAAACCATAGTCTTTCCCCTTGGGTGAGAATCAGACAACTTTGCAGCCTGGAGAGGAAAAGCAGTCTCACAAGATATGTGGTACCTGGGAATCCAGTCTCAACTGCAGCTCCTTCACCCTAGAGCAGAGCTCCATTTTTTGTTCCTTGTAGCTCTGCAAAATGCAATCTTTCTCCTTCATGACTTCCTTCAATTCTTCTGCTTCTTTCTTAAACATTATAGCTCTCTTCCTGTCAGCCTCCCTCTGCCCCTCTATCATAAGCATGCCAACACCATGCCAGCCTCCCACCTCCATCTCCCCAACCACACCATTAACATAACCATTCTTCTGCACCTCTCCATTTCCAGACGCAACTTGACCATCAGGTAACCTAGAATAACCTGATGCACAGAAGTCTGCTATAACCTTTCTCAACCGCTGAATCTCCCTTTCTGCTGCGAACAGGGCTCTGTTAGCAGCATCAAGCTGCGACTGCAGGTCAACGTCATGT contains:
- the LOC116265400 gene encoding probable tocopherol O-methyltransferase, chloroplastic, with product MASQTLQSLPAPTPKLGPLSSMTNWARALWSSPSDSDPAKPEAEAKRLQQGIAEFYDESSGAWEGIWGEHMHHGFYLPGEKASLSDHRSAQLRMIEEALSFAGVPDDEEGRPKRIVDVGCGIGGSSRYLARKYGAKCQGITLSPFQAKRANELSSSQGLSDQVFFRVADALEQPFSDGEFDLVWSMESGEHMPDKKKFVSELARVAAPGATIIIVTWCHRNLQPNEESLQPQEVDLLKKICDAFYLPAWCSAADYAKLAESLNLEDIKTADWSEHVAPFWPAVIRSALTLKGLISMLRAGWKTMKGAMVMPLMMEGYKKNLIKFAIITCRKPL